The nucleotide window CCTGGATGGCCCTGCGCCTCTTGGCTATGCCCTGGATCCTCAAGCCCCGACTGATCAGACGCGCTCTCTTCACCTACCGATGGTCTCTCGCCTATGAAAGTGGGTAAGAGTCAGCAGATGCAGACATTGACATATTGTGGAAACGCCTATATTATATACTGAGACGCAGACGCATGGTCTGTTGTGCGCCGGGACCGCGGCCGGAGATGAGGCCGGCCATGCACCCGCGGGGAAGGTCTCCAGAGCCAAGGAGATTCCTATGAATCTCGCAGTGCTCCTCAATGAACAGAGGAACGTCATCGCCCAACGATGGGCGGAACTGATCCAGCGCGAGATGCCCTATACGCGCTACGGCCAGTGCAGTATCGAGCAGATTGCCTACTTCAATCAGGTCGCCATCGAACTCATCCTCTCGCTGATCCATAACCCACAGGACATCCCCGCCTGGATTTTCGACGAACCGCGCAGGAAATACCTGGCGCTGGGCATCCCGTTGAGCGACATGATCGAATCGGGCCTGCTCCTGCAGGAGGCGCTGTGCAGAGAGGTGCTCCAGGGCGCCGGCGATACGCTGTACCGCGACATCCTGCCCGAACTGCAGTATTACATCCGCAAATTTGTCGCCCTGGTCGTAGATTATTACGCCGGCCAGCTTAACCACCAGCTCGAGGAACAGCGCTCCCGCCTGGCCTTCGTCCTCGACATCATCCGCCGCGCCAGCCGCACCCTCTCCGTCGAACAGCAGATTGACCTGGTCATCCAGAGCCTGAAGGCGTCCCTTGGCACCGAACACGGTATGCTCTATGTCCTGAACGAGGAGCGCACCGCCGGCATACTGTGGGGCGATATCGACGCCTTTCCCCCTGCCCAAGACCCCAATGTCCGCGAATCGTTGCGGTATCCACTGCCGCTTTTGAACACTCTTTTCACACACAAAGTGGCTGCCGCCGGCCGGCCGATAGTATACCAGGAAAGCACGTCCGGGCCGGATGACGAGATCACCCAGACCTGCCGACGGTGGAACGTGCGGGCCATGTTGGGTATCCCGCTCGCCGTGGAGGATCGCATGGTGGCGGTAGGACTTCTTTTCTCCACCGCTTCCGCTCCCCCCATTTCCGAGGAGAAGGTCAACCTGGCGGTGGACGTGGCCAAGGCACTGGCGCCGGCGCTGGGCAACGCCCTGCTTCACGAGCGGGTGAAACAACTGGCGATCATCGAGGAGCGCACCCGCCTGGCGCAGGAGCTTCACGATGACCTGGCGCAACTGCTTGGCGCCATGCAGTTGAAGGCTTCTCTGGCGGAGCAACTGCTCGCCGAGGGCGCCCTGGACCAAACCCGCTCCCTGTTGGTGGATCTGCAGGAGACGTTGAGCAGAGCATACGTGGACATGCGCGAGATCATCTTTAATCTGCGCGTCGCCGGCGCCGGCGGCAAAGCCCCGCTCCTGCCGGCCCTCCAGGAATACCTGGCGGACCTGAAACGCTTTTACGGCATTGACGTGGCGCTGGAGGTGAAAGGGACGATCTCGGCTCAACTCTCCGAGCATGAGCGTCTGCAGGTCATTCGCATCATCCAGGAGGCGCTCACCAACGCTCGCAAACACGCGAACGCCACCCAGATCGGCCTGCGCCTCTCTCAGGACGCCCATACCCTCAAAATTTGCGTCAAGGACGATGGCCTGGGGTTTGACCCGGAGCGGATGGAGACCATCGGCAAAGAGCGCTTCGGACTGCAGGTCATGCGCGAGCGTGCCGCCAGCATCAGCGCCTCGATCACCCTTTTCTCGCAGCCCGGGCAGGGGACCCGCCTCACGCTCGAACTGCCGCTGGCGGCCGGCCGAGGAGGTGTGCAGTGAACCAGCCCATACGCGTCCTGGTGGTGGATGACCATTTGCTGTTCCGCCGCGGCGTCCTGGCGGCCCTGGCATCCCGCCCCCATATCGAGGTCGTCGGCGAGGCCGGCAACGGCGAGGAGGCCGTCCAACTGGCGCGCCAGACCCAACCGGACGTCATCCTCATGGATATTGCCATGCCGGTATGCAGTGGGTTGGAGGCTACTCGCCAGATCAAGCGCGAACTGCCGCGCATCAAGATCATTATGCTCACAGTCTCGGAAGAGGATGAGGCGTTGTTCGAGGCGGTGCGCGCCGGCGCCGAGGGCTACCTCCTCAAGGACCTGAAGGTCAACCAGCTCTTCGAAGCCATCGAATCCGTGGTGCGCGGCGAGGCGCCCCTTTCCGGCGCCATCGCCGCCAAACTCCTGCGGGAATTCCAGCGCTCCATTCCCTCGCATGCCGCCCCAGCGGAGCTTACCGAAACCCTCTCCGAGCGGGAGATCGAAATCCTCACCCTGGTCGGCCAGGGCCTATCCAACAAAGAGATCGCCGGCCGGCTGTATATTTCCGAGAGCACGGTGAAGAATCACCTGCGCACTATCCTGGACAAGCTCCATCTACGCAACCGCATCCAGGCCGCCATTTACGCCTCACGCATCGGGCTGGTGAAGGACGTGCTCTGACCCCTCGCCGCCGCTTTGCCCAAAAGTACTATTCCGATTTGTCCATCTGGACAACATATTTGAGCCGGCCGGCTCTTCCCCCCACATGGCCGTACCGCTATAATATACTCGGACGCAGGGGGTCTCCCATCTCCGCCGTTTCATTCTGCCCGGGACCGTTCGTTCATAGCATGGGGCGACATGTATGGCCCGTGAGCCAGCGCCGGCCACCGAGAACCAGCTACCGCCAGCTCGGCCGCGCGTCCTCCTGCTGGCGGATGAGACCATGCTCACCATGGGCCTGTTCGACCTGCTCGGGGACCAGGCCGAACTCAAGGTCCTGCAGGCGCGCCAGCCGCCGGAGGAAATTATCGCTACCATCCTACAGTGGGAGCCCGATGTCATTCTGCTCACCTCAGACCCACCTGCATCCTGTCCCTGCCTCTGGAAGTGGGTGCGCCGGCTCAAGCACAAACACTGCCGTATCATTCGCCTGCTGTTGCAGGACAATTCCATCGACATCTGTCACGTGCACACCATGACCATCGCGCATCTGGGGGACCTGGTGCGGTTGATCCTCACCAGGCCGGCCAGCAATACCACCCTCATCGAATCGGGTGAACCCGGGAGGCAGTGAATGGACTCCGTACTGGCTATGACAGCGCACACCCATGCATGCTGTGAGGACCCCACCATCCCGCCGGCGCGCCACCTGCGCAAGCCGGTCACCCTGGTGACTGGCTTCCTGGGCGCCGGCAAGACCACCCTCATCAACCACCTCCTCTCCCTGCGCCGGCCGGCCGAGCGCGTGGAAGTGGTCCTGCGGGAGTTTGGCGAGGTGGGCATTGACCAGGAGCTCATCGAAGACGAGGCGGTCAATGTCCAGGTTTTCGCCGGCAATTCCATCTTCATTGACCCCCAGACCAAGCTCCTCTGGGACCTGGAACGCCTGTACTCCCGCTGTGACCGTCTTGGCACGGGCCAATTCTCCTGGCAGGAAGTGGATTTCGACCGCGTACTGCTGGAATCGAGCGGCCTCGACATCCCGGAGTACATGGTCACGCTTTTCTACATTGACCGCATCCGCAATCACTTCCGGCTGGATGCAGTGATAGCGGTGGTAGACGCCCAGTTCGGCGAGCTGAACCTGGACGAGTACCGCAAGGCCCGCGAACAAGTCTGCCTGGCGGATGTGCTCCTGCTCAACAAGATTGACCTGGCCGCACCCGAGCAGATCACCCGGCTGGAGCGCCGGCTGTACCGCCTGAACCCCCTCGCCAAGCTGTACCACACCCTGTACTGCCGGGCCGGCCGCGAGGCCCTCATCGACGTGGACCTGTTCGACGGCATCCCCGGCTTTGACCTGCTTCCCGAAGCCGCCCAACGTCACACCCACGGCCACAACGAGGAGGTACCTGTGGACGACTTCCAGAGCGTGGTGCTCACCGAAACCCGCCCATTGGACAAGGACAAGGTCAACGCCTGGATCAGCGACCTCATCACCCACAGCGGCAAGAAGATCCTGCGCGGCAAGGGGGTGCTGTGGTTTGCCGGCTACGACCACCGCTTCGTCTTCCAGTGCGTGCGCACCGCCTTCCACTCCAAGGCGGACCGGCTCTGGAAGCCGGATGAAGCGCGCGGTACCACCATCGTGTTTATCGGCGAGGGCATCGCCGAACTGGCAAAGGAGTGGCAGCGCGGTCTGAGCGCCTGCGTCACAACATCAGAGAAAGGAGGGTGAAATCAACAGTGGCAGACGGCAGAGACCTCATCGAAGAGACCGTGGTCATCATCGGTCAGCTTGTGGAAAAACTGCCGGCGGTCAAGCCCCATTACTCGGCCGAGGAGTTCGAGGAGCTGGAATCGTACCTGCAGAGCGCCCAGAAATGGGTTGCGTCCTGCCGCAAGAAGGTTTGGCTGCGCGGCAAGGAGGGCACGGATATGGCCCAGAAGTGCCTGGACACGGCCAGGCACCTGCAGGAAGTGCTGGACACGCCGGCGGCCGCGCTGGAGAGCGCGGCGGGCCTGGCCTATCAACTGGAAAACCTGGCGCGCGTCATCGCCACCAAATCCCAGGTCATGACCTGATCGAAGGCCCGGTGGCAAGGAAGGAGGTGCAGTGTATTCCCAGGCAGTCAGCACGTGGTATCGGAGCAAGCCATCCCCGGGACAGCGAGCCATTCGGTAAGATTGTTCATGCCTAGCGATTGTCAAGGAGGGTAAAATGGCGTCCCAAGTGTTCTTCATGAACGACCGGGCCAACAGCCTGGCGGAAAGCATCAAATTCAAGGCGGTCAAGGTGTTCCGCGATGCCGGCTTGGGCGAACTCTTTTCCCCGGGGGATTGGGTCGGCATCAAAATGCACTTCGGCGAGCATGGCAACTCCCTCAGCCTGCGCCCGCAGTACGTGCGCTCGATCGTGGAGGAAATCCAGCGTCTGGGCGCGCACCCGGTCGTGGTGGACTGCACGACGATTTGCTTCAACGAATACTCCTCCCGGGCCACCCGCACCGACATGCTGCGCACGGCGGCGCGCCACGGCCTCACCGAAGAAACCCTGGGCTGTCCCATCTGGATCTGCGACGGAGAATTCGGTGAAGAAGAGGTCCGCGTAGAAGTGCCGCATGGGGTGTACCTGACCCATTCCTACATGGGCCGAGGCCTCAAGTATCTCGACGCGATGATCGTGCTCACCCATTTCAAAGGGCACCCGATGGGCGTGTTCGGCGGCGCCCTCAAAAACGTCGGCATCGGCTGCGGCTCCAAGCGCGGTAAGCTCTGCACCCACCTGCTGAATCATCCGATGTACGGCATCCGCAACTGGGGCATCAACCAACAGGCCGCGCAGGCCGCGGCACAGGCACCCCATCCTAACGGCATCGACAGGCTGATGAAGAACTGCCCCTTCGACGCCTTCCGCTGGGAAAACAACACCCTGCACTTCGACCGAGAGAAATGCCAGATGTGTGCGGCCTGTTTCGGGCCAGGCCTGTTCGGCGGCATCATTCAGCCGCCC belongs to Anaerolineae bacterium and includes:
- a CDS encoding GTP-binding protein, which gives rise to MDSVLAMTAHTHACCEDPTIPPARHLRKPVTLVTGFLGAGKTTLINHLLSLRRPAERVEVVLREFGEVGIDQELIEDEAVNVQVFAGNSIFIDPQTKLLWDLERLYSRCDRLGTGQFSWQEVDFDRVLLESSGLDIPEYMVTLFYIDRIRNHFRLDAVIAVVDAQFGELNLDEYRKAREQVCLADVLLLNKIDLAAPEQITRLERRLYRLNPLAKLYHTLYCRAGREALIDVDLFDGIPGFDLLPEAAQRHTHGHNEEVPVDDFQSVVLTETRPLDKDKVNAWISDLITHSGKKILRGKGVLWFAGYDHRFVFQCVRTAFHSKADRLWKPDEARGTTIVFIGEGIAELAKEWQRGLSACVTTSEKGG
- a CDS encoding GAF domain-containing sensor histidine kinase produces the protein MNLAVLLNEQRNVIAQRWAELIQREMPYTRYGQCSIEQIAYFNQVAIELILSLIHNPQDIPAWIFDEPRRKYLALGIPLSDMIESGLLLQEALCREVLQGAGDTLYRDILPELQYYIRKFVALVVDYYAGQLNHQLEEQRSRLAFVLDIIRRASRTLSVEQQIDLVIQSLKASLGTEHGMLYVLNEERTAGILWGDIDAFPPAQDPNVRESLRYPLPLLNTLFTHKVAAAGRPIVYQESTSGPDDEITQTCRRWNVRAMLGIPLAVEDRMVAVGLLFSTASAPPISEEKVNLAVDVAKALAPALGNALLHERVKQLAIIEERTRLAQELHDDLAQLLGAMQLKASLAEQLLAEGALDQTRSLLVDLQETLSRAYVDMREIIFNLRVAGAGGKAPLLPALQEYLADLKRFYGIDVALEVKGTISAQLSEHERLQVIRIIQEALTNARKHANATQIGLRLSQDAHTLKICVKDDGLGFDPERMETIGKERFGLQVMRERAASISASITLFSQPGQGTRLTLELPLAAGRGGVQ
- a CDS encoding response regulator transcription factor, with protein sequence MVVDDHLLFRRGVLAALASRPHIEVVGEAGNGEEAVQLARQTQPDVILMDIAMPVCSGLEATRQIKRELPRIKIIMLTVSEEDEALFEAVRAGAEGYLLKDLKVNQLFEAIESVVRGEAPLSGAIAAKLLREFQRSIPSHAAPAELTETLSEREIEILTLVGQGLSNKEIAGRLYISESTVKNHLRTILDKLHLRNRIQAAIYASRIGLVKDVL
- a CDS encoding DUF362 domain-containing protein yields the protein MASQVFFMNDRANSLAESIKFKAVKVFRDAGLGELFSPGDWVGIKMHFGEHGNSLSLRPQYVRSIVEEIQRLGAHPVVVDCTTICFNEYSSRATRTDMLRTAARHGLTEETLGCPIWICDGEFGEEEVRVEVPHGVYLTHSYMGRGLKYLDAMIVLTHFKGHPMGVFGGALKNVGIGCGSKRGKLCTHLLNHPMYGIRNWGINQQAAQAAAQAPHPNGIDRLMKNCPFDAFRWENNTLHFDREKCQMCAACFGPGLFGGIIQPPPEIMLLWAATIPDAFSAYVHAIGKDKVGYVTYAVDLTPWCDCVNWSDKPLVHNLGVFASKDPVAIDMACLEMSEARAVVPGSKAEELGFAEPGTERFTNCAGFAGVSQWVQINSAIYNGLGTSEYELIISSPVADDTEFWMKPYTPENPWGWVHRKEHYKLDWKVEPFTHRDLQFSMVDMSVKPKGKVAEREL